One genomic window of Cheilinus undulatus linkage group 7, ASM1832078v1, whole genome shotgun sequence includes the following:
- the insl5a gene encoding insulin-like 5a, with protein sequence MRALVVLPLLLCAVLQVEQVRAEVKAVKLCGREFLRAVVYTCGGSRWRRFLTETDMEVPGLPTADHNSLEDLSSSTSISQLSRRDINNILTTVCCQVGCRKSDLTFLC encoded by the exons ATGCGTGCTCTGGTGGTGTTGCCTCTGCTGTTGTGTGCGGTGCTGCAGGTGGAGCAGGTGAGAGCAGAAGTGAAGGCGGTGAAGCTGTGCGGGCGAGAGTTCCTGAGGGCCGTGGTTTACACTTGTGGAGGATCCCGCTGGAGGAGGTTCCTCACTGAGACAGACATGGAGG ttCCAGGTTTGCCCACAGCTGATCACAACAGTCTGGAGGATCTGAGCAGCAGCACTTCTATCTCTCAGCTGAGCAGACGGGACATCAACAACATCCTGACCACGGTGTGCTGCCAGGTGGGCTGCAGGAAGAGCGACCTCACCTTCCTCTGCTGA